The Actinoplanes sp. N902-109 genomic interval CATGCGGATGTCGAGGACCGCCACGTCCGGTCGCAGCCGCTGGACCTCGGCGACGGCTTGCTCGCCGTCGGCTGCCTCCGCCACGCACCGCAGGTCGTCCTGGGTGTCGAGGATCGCCCGGAACCCGGTGCGGAACCCCTCGTGGTCATCGGCGATCAGCACCGAGATCGTCATGTCAGCTCCTGCAGATCGAAGAGGACCGAGGTGCTCCACGTACGGGCGGGCGTACCCGGACCGGCGCGCAGCCGGCCTCCGAGGGCGTGAACGCGGTCGCCGATCCCGGCCAGTCCCCGCCCGCCGGGGCTTGCTGGGCCCGCCGACCGGTACGGGTTGCGTGTCTCGACCTCGACCGTGGTGCCCGTGTAGCGGACGGCGACGGTGATGACGCCGCCGTCGCCGTGGCGCAGGGCGTTGGTCAGCATCTCCTGGGCCACGCGGTAGAGCGCGGCGTCGACCGCCGGTGGCAGCACGAACGGCTCGCCGGTGACCTCCAGCCGGACCGGGATGGCGGCCGTCCGGAAGCCACGCAGCAGATCGTCGATGTCGCCCAGGCCCCGGTGGCCGGCGGACCGTCCCCCGTGCAGCACGTCCAGCATGTCGCGCAGATCGCCGAGCGCTGAGCGGCTGGCGTCCTCCACCGACCGCAGCGACGAGAGTGCGGACGGGTCGGCAGCTGTGCGCGCCAGCCGCAGCCGGGCGGCACCGGCGTGGGCGCTGATCGCGCTGACGTGATGGGTGACCACGTCGTGCAGGTCCCGGGCGATCCCGGCCCGGTCGGCGGCCACGGCCCGGCGTACCGCCTCGTGGGCGTCGCGTTCCTCCTGCTCGCTCTGCCGGCGCAGCTCGTCGAGGTGCTCGCGCCGGGCGGTCGTGTAGCGGCCCACCACCCAGGGCACCAGGCCGGTCTTGAGGGCGGCGACGAGCAGGGTGCCGTCCAGGGAGTAGCCGCGCGCCAGGAACGCCGGCACCAGGCCTGCCAGCACCACCGCGAGCCAGGCCGCCGCGGGTGCACCGCGCAGCCAGGCCCCTGCCCGGTACGAGGCGACGAGCAGACCGGCCTCGTTGAGCCGCAGGCTCGACGGGGGTCCCTGCAGCAGCAGGGCGCCGCCGGCGTTGATCGCCACGGCGGCCGCGGCGACCCAGCCCGACCAGCGGGTGCGGGTGGCCAGCAGCGCATCGGCCACGACGACGGCGCCCAGCGCCACCGACCAGCCGAGGGAACCGGCGCACGACAGGTCCTGCACCACGAACGCCAGCACGTCCACGACCCCGCACGCACCGGCCACCAGCAGCGACTGGCGGGCCAGATAGCGGCGCGCCCGGTCGGAACGACTCACCCGGTGATCATGGTCGCTGCCCGGCCTGCCTGCCTCCCCCATGGGAGGGAGGTTACGGGTGCCGCCGAGGCCCTACCTTGGGCGGTCATGAAACCCATCCGGGCTGTCGCCCTGGTCGTGACCGCCGGCGTCGTCGTGACGCTCGGCCTGCTCACCGTGTGGCCGTCGGGCACCCTGGCCGTACCGGACGGGGCGCGCGCCGGGGATCTGGCGATGAGCGACTGCGACTACCGCACCGAGGCGGGCACCGTACGCGCCCAGTGCGGCACTCTGGTCGTACCGGAGAACCGGCGTGACCCGGCCGCGGACCTGATCGCCCTGCCGGTCGTCCGGATCCCTGCCGCCGCGCCGACGCCGCGCGAACCGATCTTCCGGCTCGGTGGCGGGCCCGGCTCCACGAACATGACCTTCCCCGAGGCGAGCCGGCTCACCGCCGAGCACGACGTGGTGCTGGTCGGCTACCGGGGCGTCGACGGCTCCCGGCGGCTCGACTGCCCCGAGGTCACCGGGATGCGGCAGGCCAAGGGCGACCTCGTCGGTGCGCAGTCGCAGCAGGCCGTCCGGTTGGCGTTCACCGCGTGTGCCCGGCGCCTCACCGGCGACGGCGTCGATCTGACCGGTTACTCCGCCGCCCAGCGTGTGGACGACCTCGAAGCCGCCCGCACCGCGCTCGGCTACTCGAGGATCAACCTGGTCAGCTCGAGCGCGGGCACCCGTACCGCGATGGTCTATGCCTGGCGGCACCCCGCGTCCCTGCTGCGCTCGGCGATGGTGTCGGTCAACCCGCCCGGCCACATGGTCTGGGACCCCTCGATCACCGACAACCAGATTTCCCGGTACGCCCAGCTGTGTGCCGCTGACCCGCGGTGCTCGACCCGCACCGGGGATCTGGCGGCCTCGATGCGTGACGTCCCGCAGCGGTGGGGTCCGTTCCGCATCCACGAGGGCAGTGTCCGGGCCGCGAGCATGTTCGGCATGCAGAACAACGGCCGTGCCTCCGCCCCGCTGAACGCGCCCACCGTGATCGACGCGCACCTCAGCGGGCCGGGCGCGCTGTGGGCCATGACCCTGCTCGGGGAGAACCAGCTGCCCAGCTCGATCGTGTGGGGCGAGTTCGCGTCGTTCGCCATGCTCGACGCGCCCGCCGCGGCCGACTTCTACCGGGCCGGCGGGGACCCCGGGTCGATTCTGCGCAGCGAGGGCACGGACTTCCTCTGGGGCGGGCCCGACGGCTTCGCCACGGTCTGGCCGGACAGCCCGGACAACGCGCCCTACCGCACCGCGCAGCCGAGCACCGTCGAGACCCTGCTGGTCAGCGGCACGGTCGACTTCTCCACCCCGGCCCAGCTGGCCACCGACGAGCTGCTGCCCCTGCTGTCCAAGGGCCGCCAGGTGATCCTGCCCGAGCTCGGCCACACCGGCGACTTCTGGGAGCAGGCCGACGCGAGCACCCGCCTGCTGACGAGCTTCTTCGACACCGGCACGGCCGACGACTCGGCGTTCGGGACGCGCCCGGTGGACTTCGATCCGGGACTGACGGCCATGTCCACCATCGCCACCGTTCTGGTCGCTCTGACCGTGGGTGGATCGCTGGTGGCCCTGGTCCTGCTGGCTGTGCTGATCCGCCGGGCCCGCCGGGGCGGATTCAGCCCCCGGGCCGGAATGTGGCTGCGGATCGTGACCCCGCTGCCGCTGGGTCTCGGTGGCTGGTTCCTGGCCGCCCTGCTCGACTGGACCCTGGGTCTGGACGCCTATGTGTTCGGCACGGGCGTGGTCGTGCCCGCCGTCGGCGCGGCCGTCGGCATCGGCGCCTGGGCGGCCTGGCTCCGGCCCGGCCGAGCCGGCCGCACCGCACCGGCGGTGACTGTCGGCGCAGCCGTCGCCGGTGCCCTGCTGGGCTACAGCGCCGGATCCGCCTTGACAGCTCCGCTGACCGCGATCGCCGGAGCGGCCGCCGCGGCGAACCTCGCCCTGGTGATCCTCGAGATCCGCCAAGGCGCCGGGGACTCCGCGCGCCGCAGCGCCACCGGCGCGCGCCACAGCGAAAGGCTCGCCGCAGTCGCGCCGCAGGAGTGAACCACCACGGGCGGACGGAGCTTTGTCTCAGCGATCTCCGAGGCCGTCGGTGACCGCGACGGCGGTCACCGACCGTCCCGGGGGCCCACGGGTCAGGACCGGATGAACGCCAGCAGGTCCGGGTTGAGCACATCGGCGTGCGTCGTCAGCATGCCGTGCGGATAACCCTCGTACGTCTTGAGGCTCCCGTTCTTCAGATGGTCGACCGCCCGCGGCACCGAACTGTGGAACGGCACGATCTGGTCGTCAGTGCCATGCATGACCAGGACCGGAACCGTGATGCGTTCGAGGTCCGCGGTGTAGTCCTCCTTCCACGACAACACCGTCTCGTACGCCGCCTGGATGCTGCCCGACATGCCCTGCCGCCACCAGTTCGCGATGACGGCCTCCGACGGCACGGCGCCGGGCCGGTTGTAGCTGTAGAACGGTCCCTCCGGCACCTCGCGGAAGAATTCCGCCCGGTTCTTCAGGATGCCCGCCTGCACCGCGTCGAACCACTCCGGCGGCTGCCCGGCCGGGTTCTCCGCGGACTGCTGCATGGTCGGCGTCAGCGACGCGACCAGCACCGCCTTCGCCACCCGGTCCTGATGCCGGGCCACGTAACGGGCCACCTCACCGCCGCCGGTGGAGTGTCCGACGTGCACGGCGTCGCGCAGATCGAGGCGCTCGGTCAGCGCCGCCAGATCGGCGACCCACGTGTCGATGTCGTTGCCGGTGCCGACCTGCGACGACCGGCCGTTGCTGCGCCGGTCGTGGGCGATCACCCGGTAACCCCGGTGCAGGAAGTAGATCATCTGGGCGTCCCAGTCGTCGGCCGTCAGCGGCCATCCGTGGCTGAAGACTATCGGCTGGCCCGAACCCCAGTCCTTGTAGAAGATGTCCACGCCGTCCGAGGTGGTGATGAATGGCATTGCATCGTTCCTCTCTGTAGCGTCGGCCACCATTGAACGAGGTCCGACATGATTTTTGGTGAACGACCGCAACGACCGGTCCAGCATCCGTCAACTAGTACGGCAACGGCAGTCGGCAGGCGAGACGGTGGAGCTGGACCGGTTGCCGCCCGTTTCGCTGGCCGGGCTCCGGCACCGCGCCCACTCTGCCGTAGATGGCTGTGGTCCTGGTCGGGCTGTCAGCGGCAGGACGCGGGGCATTCGTCCTGGCATACTTCGTCCATCTTGGAATGGAGAGTGTATGTACGAGTCTGAAGCCCGGTGGCGCGAAGTCGACGACTACTTCGTCGACACCCTGGTGCCGGAGGATGACGCCCTGGAAGCGGCACGGCGAAGCGGACACCTGACCACGATGCCGAGTGCGGAGGTCGCCCCGAACCAGGGCCGGTTGCTCGCGCTGCTGGCGCAGATGTCGGGTGCCAGGCGTGCGGATGAGCGGGTCCGCGGCGTTCGCCGGGTGCTGGAGGACATTGCCAAGGACCCGAGGCTGGAGGCGACCGCCCTGCAGACGGTGGGCTCGAAGGGCTGGGACGGCCTGACGATCATTCGTCGCACCTCGTGACGCGCCCTGCGTCGCGAGATGGCGGCAAGACGCCGGACACCGCCGGCGGGACGTTGGAGGCGTTCCGGGAAGAGTCCGACGCTTTCATCGGCGCGCTGGCCGAGCTGCCCATGTCGGCCTGGGACCGCCGTACCCGGTGTGATCCCTGGCAGGTGCGCGATGTGGTCGCGCACGTGATCACCGTGCTGGCCCGGGTGCCGGACATGATTGCTGCACCTGCACCCGCCCGGCCGGATACCACCGCCACCGACTACTACCGTGCGGATCATCGGTTCAGCGACACCGCCAACGCGGACCGGATACGGATGTCGCAACAGCGGGCCGCCGTTCGCGACGCCACGTCGCTCGTGCAGGACCTGACCGTGACGGCGCAGTCGGTGATCACCCATTGCCGTCAGGAACCGATCGGCCGCATCGTCGAGACCAGGCACGGCGATGCGATGCTGCTCCCGGAGTTTCTCAGCACGCGCATCGTCGAGTTGGCCGTACACGGTTTGGACGTCGCGGACGCGGCGGGCCGGCGACCCTGGCTCACCACCGCGGCTGCCGAACACCTGCAGCGGCTGTTGTTCGGTCCGGACTGGCTCACGTCGGTCACGGCGCTCGGCTGGGATGCGGTCACGCTCGTACGGAAGACGACCGGTCGTGGCCCCGTCACAGCGCAGGAGGACGCCGAGTTGAGAAGGCGAGGACTGCGCAGGCTGACGCTCGGCTGAGGGGTGCCGGTCACCAGCGGGCCCGGGTGTTTCTCCGGTTCGCCGCCCTTCATGCCCGCGGTGAGCGAGGCCGGCCAGGGGTGATGCAGAACGCGCAGACAGCCGTATTACTCCGAGTCACCATGCGGTGAGGTGGGCGTGGTGACCATCGCGCACCGAGGGCGGCGCCGCCGCCCTCGTGCTGCGGATCAGCAGTGCTGATTCATTCGAAATTCAGAGCGCCCGTGTTGCATTGCCCGCGGTTCGTGACCGCTGCCGGTCCGGCACCGGCTGACCGCGGTCACGCTACGTTCTGGGAGTTGCTTCATGAGTTCACGTCATGTCCGCCGTGGTGCCGCCGCGGTGGCCGGGGTGCTGTTGGCGGCCGGTCTGCTGTCTCCGGGCGCGCACGCCGACCCGCGCAGCGGGTCCGCCGCCGATGCCCTGCGCACCTCGCTCGGCGCGCAGGGCATCGTCGAGATCGATCCCGCCACCGCGACGGTCCGCCGGATCGCCCGGCGTGACGGTTTCCTGACCGGCCCCAGCCCGCTGGCGCCGGAGCGGATCGTCCGCGCCTACCTGGTGCGGCACCGCTCGGTGATCGGGCTCGACGAGTCCGAGATCGCTGCCCTGGTGCTGCGCAAGGACTATGTCGACATCGCCGGCACCCATCATCTGAGCTTCGTGCAGAAGGTGGCCGGCATCGAGGTACTCGGCGCCGGGATCGTGGCCCACGTCGCCCGGGACGGCCACCTGATCGCGATCAACGGCGCCCCGGTGGCCGGGCTGCCCGCCACAGCCGGCCATGCCAGGGTGGATGCGAGCGCCGCGCGCCGGGCAGCCGTACGCGACGTGTCCGGCGACTCGGCAGCGACCCTGCGGACGAACGCCGCGGAAACGGCGACCTTCTCCGACGGTGGCAGGGTCCGGCAGGTCGTCTTCCCCGCGGTGACCGGCCCCCGGCTCGCCTGGGAGGTGATCACCATGGACGAGGGTTATCTGAGCGTGGTCGACGCGGCCGACGGGACGGTCCTCAGCCGGCGCAGTCTCAAGGGCGAGCACCACGCGACGACCTGGGAGAATTATCCGGGCGCCCCGGTCGGCGGCCGGCAGCACCCGGTCGATCTGAGCCGGTGGCTGCCGGGCAGCGCCACCAAGCTCGACGGCAACGTCGCGCACGCATACTCCGACGTCAACGGTGACGACGTGGCGCAGGCCGCGGAGGAGGTTCTCCCGCGTCCCGGGACCAGCTTCGCGTACGGGTTCACCGACTTCTCCGCCGAGGTCGGCGCGCCCTGCTCGGCGCAGCGGCAGTGCTCCTGGAACCCGGCCGTGCCGTTCTCATGGCAGTCCAACCGGGAACAGAACACCGCCCAGCTGTTCGCCTACGTGGGCACCTGGCACGACCATCTCGCGGCGGCCCCGATCGGGTTCACCCGCGCGGCCGGCAACTTCGAGGCCCGCGACGGGGACGCGGTGCGGGCCGAGTCGATGGACGGCGCGGACACCGCCGCCGGGCTGCCGGACGGTGACCACGACAACAACGCGAACATGACCACCCCGCCGGACGGCATGTCGCCGAAGCTGCAGATGTACCTGTTCACCAGCTCCGCGAGCGTGCTCGCCGGCAACTCCGGGGACGCCGCCGACATCGTCTACCACGAGCTCACCCACGGTCTCTCCGACCGGCTGGTGGTCGACGCGACCGGCAACTCGACGCTGAACAGCCCCCAGGCCGGAGCGATGTACGAGGCCTGGAGCGACTGGTACGGCCTGAGCTATCTGGTCGACACCGGGCTGGAGCAGGACGACCCGGCCGACGGCGACGTC includes:
- a CDS encoding sensor histidine kinase; translated protein: MSRSDRARRYLARQSLLVAGACGVVDVLAFVVQDLSCAGSLGWSVALGAVVVADALLATRTRWSGWVAAAAVAINAGGALLLQGPPSSLRLNEAGLLVASYRAGAWLRGAPAAAWLAVVLAGLVPAFLARGYSLDGTLLVAALKTGLVPWVVGRYTTARREHLDELRRQSEQEERDAHEAVRRAVAADRAGIARDLHDVVTHHVSAISAHAGAARLRLARTAADPSALSSLRSVEDASRSALGDLRDMLDVLHGGRSAGHRGLGDIDDLLRGFRTAAIPVRLEVTGEPFVLPPAVDAALYRVAQEMLTNALRHGDGGVITVAVRYTGTTVEVETRNPYRSAGPASPGGRGLAGIGDRVHALGGRLRAGPGTPARTWSTSVLFDLQELT
- a CDS encoding alpha/beta fold hydrolase translates to MKPIRAVALVVTAGVVVTLGLLTVWPSGTLAVPDGARAGDLAMSDCDYRTEAGTVRAQCGTLVVPENRRDPAADLIALPVVRIPAAAPTPREPIFRLGGGPGSTNMTFPEASRLTAEHDVVLVGYRGVDGSRRLDCPEVTGMRQAKGDLVGAQSQQAVRLAFTACARRLTGDGVDLTGYSAAQRVDDLEAARTALGYSRINLVSSSAGTRTAMVYAWRHPASLLRSAMVSVNPPGHMVWDPSITDNQISRYAQLCAADPRCSTRTGDLAASMRDVPQRWGPFRIHEGSVRAASMFGMQNNGRASAPLNAPTVIDAHLSGPGALWAMTLLGENQLPSSIVWGEFASFAMLDAPAAADFYRAGGDPGSILRSEGTDFLWGGPDGFATVWPDSPDNAPYRTAQPSTVETLLVSGTVDFSTPAQLATDELLPLLSKGRQVILPELGHTGDFWEQADASTRLLTSFFDTGTADDSAFGTRPVDFDPGLTAMSTIATVLVALTVGGSLVALVLLAVLIRRARRGGFSPRAGMWLRIVTPLPLGLGGWFLAALLDWTLGLDAYVFGTGVVVPAVGAAVGIGAWAAWLRPGRAGRTAPAVTVGAAVAGALLGYSAGSALTAPLTAIAGAAAAANLALVILEIRQGAGDSARRSATGARHSERLAAVAPQE
- a CDS encoding alpha/beta fold hydrolase; the protein is MPFITTSDGVDIFYKDWGSGQPIVFSHGWPLTADDWDAQMIYFLHRGYRVIAHDRRSNGRSSQVGTGNDIDTWVADLAALTERLDLRDAVHVGHSTGGGEVARYVARHQDRVAKAVLVASLTPTMQQSAENPAGQPPEWFDAVQAGILKNRAEFFREVPEGPFYSYNRPGAVPSEAVIANWWRQGMSGSIQAAYETVLSWKEDYTADLERITVPVLVMHGTDDQIVPFHSSVPRAVDHLKNGSLKTYEGYPHGMLTTHADVLNPDLLAFIRS
- a CDS encoding O-methyltransferase; this translates as MYESEARWREVDDYFVDTLVPEDDALEAARRSGHLTTMPSAEVAPNQGRLLALLAQMSGARRADERVRGVRRVLEDIAKDPRLEATALQTVGSKGWDGLTIIRRTS
- a CDS encoding maleylpyruvate isomerase N-terminal domain-containing protein, giving the protein MTRPASRDGGKTPDTAGGTLEAFREESDAFIGALAELPMSAWDRRTRCDPWQVRDVVAHVITVLARVPDMIAAPAPARPDTTATDYYRADHRFSDTANADRIRMSQQRAAVRDATSLVQDLTVTAQSVITHCRQEPIGRIVETRHGDAMLLPEFLSTRIVELAVHGLDVADAAGRRPWLTTAAAEHLQRLLFGPDWLTSVTALGWDAVTLVRKTTGRGPVTAQEDAELRRRGLRRLTLG
- a CDS encoding M36 family metallopeptidase yields the protein MSSRHVRRGAAAVAGVLLAAGLLSPGAHADPRSGSAADALRTSLGAQGIVEIDPATATVRRIARRDGFLTGPSPLAPERIVRAYLVRHRSVIGLDESEIAALVLRKDYVDIAGTHHLSFVQKVAGIEVLGAGIVAHVARDGHLIAINGAPVAGLPATAGHARVDASAARRAAVRDVSGDSAATLRTNAAETATFSDGGRVRQVVFPAVTGPRLAWEVITMDEGYLSVVDAADGTVLSRRSLKGEHHATTWENYPGAPVGGRQHPVDLSRWLPGSATKLDGNVAHAYSDVNGDDVAQAAEEVLPRPGTSFAYGFTDFSAEVGAPCSAQRQCSWNPAVPFSWQSNREQNTAQLFAYVGTWHDHLAAAPIGFTRAAGNFEARDGDAVRAESMDGADTAAGLPDGDHDNNANMTTPPDGMSPKLQMYLFTSSASVLAGNSGDAADIVYHELTHGLSDRLVVDATGNSTLNSPQAGAMYEAWSDWYGLSYLVDTGLEQDDPADGDVREGDYILNGRSVRSEAIDCPVGSTASICAGNPAAGTGGYTYGDYGKISSRNAPEIHADGEIWAQTLWDLRRALGSRTSLSLVTRAMELAPADPSFLDMRDAILLADRVAGNGRAQDGIWQVFAARGMGVAASTDGSADVTPTEDFTVPRS